A single region of the Hylaeus volcanicus isolate JK05 chromosome 5, UHH_iyHylVolc1.0_haploid, whole genome shotgun sequence genome encodes:
- the LOC128876176 gene encoding REST corepressor 3 isoform X1, translating into MVLAERNSENVRNGRRSRGPSPNGQSESSSEEDGVPAEKIRVGRDYQVIVPEFVPVSERRLDQCPDRALLVWSPTTDIPDQKLDEYIILAKEKYGYNGEQALGMLFWHKHNLERAVLDLANFTPFPDEWTVEDKVLFEQAFQFHGKSFHRIRQMLPDKSIASLVKYYYSWKKTRTRTSLMDRQARKLTSGGKEGENGSENGSELGSNTDSESEEKKWTIHRGIRRGKNQAVPGSQGTDAKAPSDSENAPQVQGSCSNCGVACHSVRATPKGHACHSCYLHWRRTGVARPLSSMPGRTNKRKPPRGLVVNHDDLAALAGQPNQANNSLQAIDTEIVSLKRQIQSNKQQVSALKRKTTDGIDDLRPPEVSSRINARWTNDELLLAVQGVRKYGKDFSAIADVIGTKTEAHLRSFFVNYRRRYNLDAVLKEYEAENGPILIDDEKEEKMDVDQPNETAESSQKTKSSVGLGQTTK; encoded by the exons ATGGTTTTGGCGGAAAGGAACTCGGAGAATGTTAGAAATGGGCGCAGATCGAGGGGCCCCAGCCCCAATGGACAGTCCGAATCCTCGAGCGAAGAAGACGGAG TTCCAGCTGAGAAAATACGCGTGGGAAGGGACTACCAAGTTATTGTTCCAGAGTTTGTTCCAGTTAGTG AACGGCGATTAGATCAATGTCCCGATAGAGCACTGCTTGTGTGGTCTCCCACTACCGACATACCTGACCAAAAAT TGGATGAGTATATTATATTAGCAAAGGAAAAGTATGGTTACAATGGTGAGCAGGCATTGGGAATGTTATTTTGGCATAAACATAATTTAGAACGTGCTGTATTGGACTTAGCTAATTTCACCCCATTCCCAGACGAATGGACAGTCGAAGACAAAGTTCTCTTCGAACAAGCTTTTCAATTTCATGGAAAGAGCTTTCACCGTATTCGACAAATG TTACCTGATAAATCTATTGCCAGTCTGGTCAAATACTATTATAGCTGGAAGAAAACACGAACTAGAACATCGTTAATGGATAGGCAAGCAAGAAAATTAACGAGCGGCGGAAAGGAAGGTGAAAATGGTAGCGAAAATGGAAGTGAATTAGGTTCCAATACGGACAGCGAatcggaagaaaaa AAATGGACGATCCACCGCGGAATACGTCGTGGAAAGAACCAAGCTGTGCCAGGAAGCCAAGGCACTGACGCCAAAGCCCCGTCCGACTCGGAAAACGCCCCTCAGGTTCAG GGCTCGTGTAGCAACTGTGGCGTTGCTTGTCATAGTGTTCGTGCGACGCCGAAAGGACACGCGTGTCACAGCTGCTATCTGCACTGGAG GCGAACTGGTGTAGCAAGGCCATTAAGTTCCATGCCGGGTcgtacaaataaaagaaaaccaCCCCGTGGCCTGGTCGTTAATCACGATGATTTAGCAGCATTGGCTGGCCAACCGAATCAAGCAAACAACAGTTTACAAGCGATCGACACTGAAATTGTTAGCCTAAAACGCCAA ATACAGTCGAACAAACAACAAGTAAGTGCGTTGAAACGTAAAACGACTGATGGCATTGACGATTTGCGACCACCAGAAGTGTCGAGTCGTATAAATGCCCGTTGGACAAACGATGAATTACTGTTGGCCGTTCAAGGCGTCAGAAAGTATGGAAAAGACTTCTCCGCGATTGCCGATGTAATTGGTACTAAAACAGAGGCTCATTTGCGATCGTTTTTCGTCAACTACCGACGGAGGTATAATTTAGACGCGGTTTTAAAAGAATACGAAGCTGAGAATGGTCCGATATTGATTGacgacgaaaaagaagaaaag atgGATGTCGATCAGCCAAACGAGACAGCGGAATCATCTCAAAAGACGAAATCATCTGTTGGCCTTGGGCAGACGACTAAATAA
- the LOC128876176 gene encoding REST corepressor 3 isoform X2, producing the protein MVLAERNSENVRNGRRSRGPSPNGQSESSSEEDGVPAEKIRVGRDYQVIVPEFVPVSERRLDQCPDRALLVWSPTTDIPDQKLDEYIILAKEKYGYNGEQALGMLFWHKHNLERAVLDLANFTPFPDEWTVEDKVLFEQAFQFHGKSFHRIRQMLPDKSIASLVKYYYSWKKTRTRTSLMDRQARKLTSGGKEGENGSENGSELGSNTDSESEEKGSCSNCGVACHSVRATPKGHACHSCYLHWRRTGVARPLSSMPGRTNKRKPPRGLVVNHDDLAALAGQPNQANNSLQAIDTEIVSLKRQIQSNKQQVSALKRKTTDGIDDLRPPEVSSRINARWTNDELLLAVQGVRKYGKDFSAIADVIGTKTEAHLRSFFVNYRRRYNLDAVLKEYEAENGPILIDDEKEEKMDVDQPNETAESSQKTKSSVGLGQTTK; encoded by the exons ATGGTTTTGGCGGAAAGGAACTCGGAGAATGTTAGAAATGGGCGCAGATCGAGGGGCCCCAGCCCCAATGGACAGTCCGAATCCTCGAGCGAAGAAGACGGAG TTCCAGCTGAGAAAATACGCGTGGGAAGGGACTACCAAGTTATTGTTCCAGAGTTTGTTCCAGTTAGTG AACGGCGATTAGATCAATGTCCCGATAGAGCACTGCTTGTGTGGTCTCCCACTACCGACATACCTGACCAAAAAT TGGATGAGTATATTATATTAGCAAAGGAAAAGTATGGTTACAATGGTGAGCAGGCATTGGGAATGTTATTTTGGCATAAACATAATTTAGAACGTGCTGTATTGGACTTAGCTAATTTCACCCCATTCCCAGACGAATGGACAGTCGAAGACAAAGTTCTCTTCGAACAAGCTTTTCAATTTCATGGAAAGAGCTTTCACCGTATTCGACAAATG TTACCTGATAAATCTATTGCCAGTCTGGTCAAATACTATTATAGCTGGAAGAAAACACGAACTAGAACATCGTTAATGGATAGGCAAGCAAGAAAATTAACGAGCGGCGGAAAGGAAGGTGAAAATGGTAGCGAAAATGGAAGTGAATTAGGTTCCAATACGGACAGCGAatcggaagaaaaa GGCTCGTGTAGCAACTGTGGCGTTGCTTGTCATAGTGTTCGTGCGACGCCGAAAGGACACGCGTGTCACAGCTGCTATCTGCACTGGAG GCGAACTGGTGTAGCAAGGCCATTAAGTTCCATGCCGGGTcgtacaaataaaagaaaaccaCCCCGTGGCCTGGTCGTTAATCACGATGATTTAGCAGCATTGGCTGGCCAACCGAATCAAGCAAACAACAGTTTACAAGCGATCGACACTGAAATTGTTAGCCTAAAACGCCAA ATACAGTCGAACAAACAACAAGTAAGTGCGTTGAAACGTAAAACGACTGATGGCATTGACGATTTGCGACCACCAGAAGTGTCGAGTCGTATAAATGCCCGTTGGACAAACGATGAATTACTGTTGGCCGTTCAAGGCGTCAGAAAGTATGGAAAAGACTTCTCCGCGATTGCCGATGTAATTGGTACTAAAACAGAGGCTCATTTGCGATCGTTTTTCGTCAACTACCGACGGAGGTATAATTTAGACGCGGTTTTAAAAGAATACGAAGCTGAGAATGGTCCGATATTGATTGacgacgaaaaagaagaaaag atgGATGTCGATCAGCCAAACGAGACAGCGGAATCATCTCAAAAGACGAAATCATCTGTTGGCCTTGGGCAGACGACTAAATAA
- the LOC128876088 gene encoding uncharacterized protein LOC128876088: protein MRVVALVSGGKDSCFNMMQCVAAGHDIVALANLYPVGKDELDSFMFQTVGYQGVEYIADAMGLPMYREPTFGRSKMQEKCYYPTENDEVEDLFRLLTKVKEKENIEAVSSGAILSDYQRIRVENVCSRLGLVSLSYLWRRDQDELLKEMIGSSVNAVLIKVAALGLEPRHLGKSISEMQPHLAKIKEKYGVNVCGEGGEYETFTLDCPLFSKSIVIDEYESVVHSIDNIAPVGYLNFKKIHVQDKNDGLDRLTLQERLKNVPIKIPSDYIAEIIGPELQDGCNLSEDENDEHDCIDSNLKTSNSGQFNPPSPMEILYEEEDYPDIPVVNKNQTGWFWFGGVAGKHPDAKSAMREALEKLSSLVKKESLQISDIVAVTLYIKDMSNYVSINEAYTSCLSKINPPVRVCVECPLNVHVVLDAIAYKETQDCGDKKVHKRHTMHVQSISHWAPANIGPYSQAVRVGDIISVAGQIPLVPGSMTVLDLNIKRQCRLTLRHIDRIVKAMDSNTQLRDIVQGICFLTHSSYIPDARKEWEKRTNNAIVDYIVVPNLPRGAQVEWCVWAHRDNNRFEYEETGRCVGNFKVAIRRRWNYENNVSAIVCYMSTGSSNSTGNLATETNLPSTELTVSELTEAFEYVLCKLTKGSQTENPTCNLRIFYKVGSSPGPNFVQDMLSKFSTRNLVTTIVPATHLHNFSTFLSICGIRHE from the exons ATGAGGGTTGTTGCACTAGTCAGTGGTGGTAAAGATTCTTGCTTTAATATGATGCAATGTGTAGCTGCAGGCCACGATATTGTGGCTTTAGCTAATTTATATCCTGTTGGAAAGG ATGAGTTAGATTCGTTCATGTTTCAAACTGTTGGATATCAGGGTGTTGAGTACATTGCAGATGCTATGGGCTTGCCAATGTATCGCGAACCAACTTTTGGTAGATCAAAAATGCAAGAGAAATGTTATTATCCAACAGAAAACGACGAAGTCGAAGATCTCTTTAGGCTGTTAACTAAAGTAAAG gaaaaagagAATATAGAAGCTGTCTCCTCGGGAGCTATTCTGAGCGATTATCAACGAATTCGTGTGGAAaatgt aTGTAGTCGTTTAGGTCTTGTTTCTTTGTCGTATTTATGGAGACGAGATCAAGACGAGTtgttaaaagaaatgataGGAAGTTCTGTAAATGCTGTTTTAATTAAGGTGGCAGCTTTAGGCCTTGAACCAAGGCATTTGGGTAAATCGATCTCTGAAATGCAACCCCATCTTGCCAAGATA AAAGAAAAGTATGGTGTAAACGTATGTGGAGAAGGCGGGGAATATGAAACGTTCACGTTAGATTGTCCATTATTTAGTAAAAGTATCGTAAT AGACGAATATGAAAGTGTAGTACATTCGATCGACAACATAGCGCCAGTCGGATATctgaactttaaaaaaatacacgtaCAAGATAAGAAT GATGGCTTGGATAGATTAACGCTGCAAGagagattaaaaaatgttcctaTTAAAATACCATCCGATTACATCGCAGAAATCATTGGTCCAGAATTGCAGGATGGTTGTAATCTATCGGAAGACGAAAACGATGAACACGATTGTATAGATAGTAATCTGAAAACGTCGAATTCTG GTCAGTTCAATCCACCGAGTCCTATGGAAATTTTATACGAAGAAGAAGATTATCCCGATATACCGGTAGTAAATAAGAATCAAACCGGCTGGTTCTGGTTTGGCGGTGTCGCTGGGAAACATCCGGATGCGAAATCCGCGATGAGAGAAGCATTGGAGAAATTAAGCA GTCTAGTCAAGAAGGAGAGTCTTCAAATATCGGACATCGTTGCCGTAACATTGTATATAAAAGACATGTCGAATTACGTATCTATAAACGAAGCTTACACCTCGTGTCtgagtaaaataaatccacCAGTCCGTGTATGCGTGGAATGTCCGTTAAACGTGCACGTTGTACTTGACGCTATAGCCTATAAAGAAACTCAAGACTGCGGTGATAAGAAAGTTCATAAACGACACACAATGCATGTTCAGAGCATAAGTCATTGGGCACCAGCGAACATTGGTCCTTACTCTCAAGCTGTTCGT GTGGGCGATATTATCTCAGTCGCTGGACAGATACCTTTGGTGCCTGGTAGTATGACCGTTTTGGATTTGAACATTAAAAGGCAATGTCGATTGACATTGCGGCACATAGATCGTATCGTTAAAGCTATGGACTCAAATACGCAACTCAGGGACATTGTACAAGGTATCTGTTTTTTGACCCACTCTAGTTACATACCAGACGCACGAAAGGAATGGgagaaacgaacaaataaCGCCATCGTGGACTACATTGTTGTACCGAACCTTCCACGTGGTGCACAGGTTGAATGGTGCGTTTGGGCTCATAGAGATAATAATAGGTTCGAAT atGAAGAGACTGGAAGATGCGTAGGTAATTTCAAAGTAGCAATAAGACGTAGATGGAACTATGAGAATAATGTTTCAGCGATTGTCTGTTACATGTCTACcg GTTCGTCTAATTCGACTGGTAATTTAGCCACGGAAACAAATTTGCCCTCTACAGAACTGACTGTAAGCGAACTGACAGAGGCATTCGAGTACGTATTGTGCAAACTCACGAAAGGATCGCAAACCGAGAATCCGACCTGTAATCTACGGATCTTCTACAAGGTCGGTAGTTCGCCGGGGCCGAATTTCGTCCAGGACATGCTATCGAAATTTTCTACGAGAAATTTAGTTACCACCATCGTACCGGCGACGCACTTACATAATTTCAGTACCTTTTTATCCATATGCGGTATTAGACACGAGTAA